A genome region from Coprococcus phoceensis includes the following:
- the tcpF gene encoding conjugal transfer ATPase TcpF: protein MFPIKYIDNNLVWNKDNEVFAYYELIPYNYSFLSAEQKFIVHDSFRQLIAQSREGKIHALQIATESSIRSMQEQSKKLVTGKLKEVAYQKIDEQTEALVSMIGDNQVDYRFFLGFKLMVTEEQLNLKNIKKSAWLTFTEFLHEVNHTLMNDFVSMPNDEINRYMKMEKLLENKISRRFKVRRLEINDFGYLMEHLYGRDGIAYEDYEYQLPKKKLNKETLIKYYDLIRPTRCVIEESQRYLRLEHEDKESYVSYFTVNAIVGELDFPSSEIFYFQQQQFTFPVDTSMNVEIVENRKALTTVRNKKKELKDLDNHAYQAGSETSSNVVDALDSVDELETDLDQSKESMYKLSYVVRVSADDLDELKRRCDEVKDFYDDLNVKLVRPAGDMLGLHSEFFPASKRYINDYVQYVKSDFLAGLGFGATQQLGETTGIYMGYSVDTGRNVYLQPSLASQGVKGTVTNALASAFVGSLGGGKSFCNNLLVYYSVLFGGQAVILDPKAERGNWKETLPEIAHEINIVNLTSDKDNAGLLDPFVIMKNVKDAESLAIDILTFLTGISSRDGEKFPVLRKAVRSVTQSDSRGLLHVIDELRREDTPISRNIADHIDSFTDYDFAHLLFSDGTVENAISLDNQLNIIQVADLVLPDKDTTFEEYTTIELLSVSMLIVISTFALDFIHSDRSIFKIVDLDEAWAFLNVAQGETLSNKLVRAGRAMQAGVYFVTQSSGDVSKESLKNNIGLKFAFRSTDINEIKQTLEFFGIDKDDENNQKRLRDLENGQCLLQDLYGRVGVVQIHPVFEELLHAFDTRPPV, encoded by the coding sequence ATGTTCCCGATAAAATATATTGACAATAACCTTGTCTGGAACAAGGACAATGAGGTGTTCGCTTACTATGAGTTGATACCGTATAACTATTCTTTCCTATCCGCAGAGCAGAAATTTATCGTGCATGACAGCTTTCGCCAGCTTATCGCACAGTCCCGTGAGGGTAAAATTCATGCCTTGCAGATTGCCACAGAAAGCTCCATACGAAGTATGCAGGAACAGTCAAAGAAACTGGTAACTGGAAAATTAAAGGAAGTTGCCTATCAGAAGATAGACGAACAGACCGAAGCGTTAGTATCTATGATTGGGGACAATCAAGTGGACTACCGTTTTTTTCTTGGCTTTAAGCTCATGGTTACGGAAGAACAGCTCAATCTGAAGAACATCAAAAAATCGGCGTGGCTGACGTTTACGGAATTTCTCCATGAAGTGAACCACACGCTGATGAATGATTTTGTTTCCATGCCGAATGATGAAATCAACCGTTACATGAAAATGGAAAAGTTACTGGAAAATAAAATATCAAGGCGTTTTAAGGTGCGTCGCTTGGAAATCAATGATTTTGGGTATCTCATGGAACATCTTTACGGCAGGGACGGTATCGCCTATGAAGATTATGAGTACCAGCTACCAAAGAAAAAATTGAACAAAGAAACGCTGATAAAATACTACGACCTTATTCGTCCGACAAGGTGTGTGATTGAGGAAAGCCAGCGGTATTTACGATTGGAGCATGAGGACAAGGAAAGCTATGTATCCTACTTTACCGTCAATGCGATTGTCGGGGAGCTTGATTTCCCGTCGTCTGAAATCTTCTATTTCCAGCAACAGCAATTCACATTCCCCGTTGATACTTCTATGAATGTAGAAATCGTGGAGAACAGAAAGGCTCTTACCACAGTAAGAAATAAGAAAAAGGAATTGAAAGACCTTGACAATCACGCTTATCAAGCAGGAAGTGAAACCAGCTCAAATGTGGTGGACGCATTAGACAGCGTGGACGAGCTGGAAACGGATTTAGACCAGAGCAAAGAAAGTATGTATAAGCTCTCTTATGTAGTGCGTGTATCGGCTGATGATTTGGACGAATTAAAACGCCGTTGTGATGAAGTCAAAGACTTTTACGACGACCTCAATGTAAAGCTGGTGCGTCCTGCTGGGGATATGCTGGGGCTTCATTCTGAATTTTTTCCTGCCAGCAAGCGATATATCAATGACTATGTGCAGTATGTAAAATCAGACTTCTTGGCTGGGCTTGGTTTTGGAGCGACCCAGCAGTTAGGAGAAACTACGGGTATCTATATGGGCTATTCCGTTGATACGGGAAGAAATGTGTACCTGCAACCGTCTTTGGCTTCGCAGGGCGTAAAAGGTACAGTTACCAACGCCCTTGCGTCTGCTTTCGTCGGTTCTCTTGGCGGTGGGAAGTCGTTCTGCAACAATCTTCTGGTGTATTATTCGGTGTTGTTTGGCGGTCAAGCAGTCATTTTAGACCCCAAAGCCGAGCGTGGCAACTGGAAAGAAACGCTCCCAGAGATAGCCCATGAAATCAATATCGTAAATCTTACCAGCGACAAGGACAATGCAGGACTTCTTGACCCGTTTGTGATTATGAAGAATGTAAAAGACGCTGAAAGTCTGGCAATCGACATCTTAACATTCCTTACGGGTATTTCCTCTAGGGACGGCGAAAAATTCCCCGTACTTCGTAAGGCGGTACGCTCCGTTACCCAGAGCGACAGTCGGGGCTTACTCCATGTGATAGACGAGCTTCGCCGTGAAGATACGCCCATATCAAGAAATATTGCAGACCATATCGACAGCTTCACAGACTACGACTTTGCACATCTGCTGTTTTCGGACGGTACGGTGGAAAATGCAATCAGTCTGGATAACCAGCTCAATATCATTCAAGTAGCAGACCTTGTACTGCCAGATAAAGATACCACTTTTGAGGAATACACGACCATTGAATTATTGTCGGTGTCTATGCTGATTGTGATTAGTACCTTTGCACTCGACTTCATTCACAGCGACAGAAGCATTTTTAAGATTGTAGACCTTGATGAAGCGTGGGCGTTCTTAAATGTAGCACAAGGCGAAACCTTATCAAATAAGCTGGTTCGTGCTGGGCGAGCTATGCAGGCAGGCGTTTATTTCGTTACACAATCTTCTGGGGACGTGTCAAAGGAAAGTCTGAAAAACAATATCGGCTTGAAATTTGCCTTTCGTTCTACTGACATTAACGAGATAAAGCAGACCTTAGAATTTTTCGGTATCGACAAGGACGACGAGAACAACCAGAAACGGCTTCGTGATTTGGAGAACGGACAATGCTTATTGCAGGACTTATACGGGCGTGTCGGTGTGGTGCAGATACACCCAGTCTTTGAAGAACTGTTGCACGCCTTTGATACCAGACCGCCCGTATAG
- a CDS encoding bifunctional lytic transglycosylase/C40 family peptidase, which yields MKLKHIALIGTLFPILFSLVLFFGVLISADSDDENSNFSSGITGMNLSAEVLKHQPMVEKYARENGISEYVNVLLAIIQVESGGTAEDVMQSSESLGLPPNSLDTESSIKQGCKYFASLLSSCKNQGIDDLNVAIQSYNYGGGYVGYVAGKGKKHTFNLAESFAREKSGGKKVTYTNPIAVAKNGGWRYGYGNMFYVELVNQYLTVAHFDNATAQAIMNEALKYQGWKYVYGGSNPNTSFDCSGLVQWCYGKAGISLPRTAQAQYDATQHLPLSQAKAGDLVFFHSTYNAGSYVTHVGIYVGNNQMYHAGDPIGYADLSSSYWQQHLIGAGRVKQ from the coding sequence ATGAAACTGAAACATATCGCTCTCATTGGCACTCTGTTTCCTATCCTCTTTTCTCTGGTGCTTTTCTTTGGTGTGTTAATTAGTGCGGACAGCGACGACGAGAATAGCAATTTTTCTTCTGGCATTACGGGTATGAACTTATCCGCAGAAGTCTTGAAACATCAGCCTATGGTGGAAAAGTACGCCAGAGAAAACGGTATCTCCGAGTATGTCAATGTGCTATTGGCTATCATTCAAGTAGAAAGTGGCGGTACGGCAGAAGATGTTATGCAGAGTTCGGAAAGTCTGGGACTACCGCCTAATTCCTTAGATACGGAAAGCTCAATCAAGCAGGGGTGTAAATATTTTGCGTCCCTGCTTTCTTCCTGCAAAAATCAAGGTATCGACGATTTGAATGTAGCGATACAGTCCTATAACTATGGCGGCGGCTATGTGGGATATGTGGCAGGAAAAGGAAAGAAACACACCTTTAACCTTGCAGAGAGCTTCGCTCGTGAGAAGTCGGGTGGAAAGAAAGTAACCTACACCAACCCGATAGCCGTTGCAAAGAATGGGGGCTGGCGGTATGGCTATGGAAATATGTTCTATGTGGAATTAGTCAATCAATATCTGACCGTGGCACACTTTGATAATGCAACGGCACAAGCGATTATGAATGAAGCGTTGAAATATCAAGGCTGGAAGTATGTGTATGGTGGCAGTAATCCGAACACTTCCTTTGATTGTAGCGGACTTGTGCAATGGTGCTATGGAAAAGCTGGTATCTCCTTACCGAGAACAGCACAAGCACAGTATGACGCTACCCAACATCTTCCACTCTCGCAAGCAAAAGCTGGGGACTTGGTATTTTTCCATTCTACCTATAACGCTGGTTCGTATGTAACCCACGTCGGCATTTATGTAGGAAATAATCAGATGTACCATGCAGGCGACCCGATAGGATATGCAGACCTAAGTAGTAGTTACTGGCAACAGCACTTAATCGGTGCAGGACGAGTAAAACAATAG
- a CDS encoding antirestriction protein ArdA, translating into MIDDMAVYIANLGKYNEGYLVGAWFTFPIDEEDVKEKIGLNEQYEEYAIHDTDNFPIAIGEYVSIEELNEMYEMIEELPDYIVECLDEFINHYGTLEEVVEHKDDIYYYPDCETMTDVAYYYIDELQALGDIPPSLQNYIDYEAYGRDLDMGGCFIETSRGMCEIPY; encoded by the coding sequence ATGATTGATGATATGGCGGTTTACATTGCTAATCTTGGCAAATACAATGAGGGCTATTTAGTCGGTGCTTGGTTCACGTTTCCTATTGACGAGGAAGATGTGAAAGAAAAAATCGGCTTGAATGAACAATATGAGGAATACGCTATCCATGATACCGATAACTTTCCCATTGCGATTGGCGAGTATGTTTCCATTGAAGAACTCAATGAGATGTATGAAATGATAGAGGAACTTCCCGACTATATCGTAGAGTGTCTGGACGAATTTATCAACCACTACGGGACGCTGGAAGAAGTCGTGGAACACAAGGACGATATTTATTATTATCCCGACTGTGAAACCATGACAGACGTTGCCTACTACTACATAGACGAATTGCAGGCACTTGGGGATATTCCACCCAGCTTACAGAATTACATTGACTATGAAGCCTACGGGCGAGATTTGGATATGGGCGGTTGCTTTATTGAAACAAGCCGAGGTATGTGCGAGATACCATATTAA
- a CDS encoding antirestriction protein ArdA, translated as MQETRVLVETKGTTGEETISYWFDLPIDVAEFEEKLGVGAESGDYRIIEKVLPFADEVHEHTSVYQLNELDFMYRQLPADMQEEYTALLTVYENLEALYICRNMITVYPDCKSMIDVARQKLMNDPTFKHLSEDCQEYYFDFEAYASHLQEHGKFLVTEHGIFELPE; from the coding sequence ATGCAGGAAACAAGGGTGCTGGTGGAAACGAAAGGAACAACTGGCGAAGAAACAATATCATACTGGTTCGACCTGCCGATAGATGTTGCCGAGTTTGAAGAAAAGTTAGGTGTCGGTGCAGAAAGTGGGGATTACCGCATTATCGAAAAGGTACTGCCCTTTGCTGATGAAGTCCACGAACATACAAGCGTGTACCAGCTCAACGAACTAGATTTTATGTACCGTCAGCTACCAGCCGATATGCAGGAAGAATATACAGCACTTCTTACGGTGTATGAAAATTTAGAAGCACTTTATATTTGCAGAAACATGATTACAGTTTATCCTGACTGCAAAAGCATGATAGATGTTGCAAGGCAAAAGCTGATGAACGACCCGACGTTCAAACATTTATCTGAGGACTGTCAAGAATACTATTTCGATTTTGAAGCCTACGCTTCTCACTTGCAGGAACACGGGAAATTTTTAGTAACAGAACACGGTATCTTTGAACTGCCAGAGTAG
- a CDS encoding conjugal transfer protein: MNDIFKDMQAKVGCEYISDLPSYKRKVWHEMKRLNPADYEERQLEDFSKYVFGMSYQTLKDVMKQQKGREEQCRKQGCWWKRKEQLAKKQYHTGSTCR; this comes from the coding sequence ATGAACGATATTTTTAAGGATATGCAGGCAAAAGTCGGCTGTGAATACATTTCCGACCTGCCCTCTTACAAGCGTAAGGTGTGGCATGAAATGAAACGACTGAACCCTGCCGACTATGAAGAAAGACAGTTAGAAGATTTTTCAAAGTATGTGTTTGGTATGTCGTACCAAACCTTAAAAGATGTGATGAAACAACAGAAAGGACGTGAGGAACAATGCAGGAAACAAGGGTGCTGGTGGAAACGAAAGGAACAACTGGCGAAGAAACAATATCATACTGGTTCGACCTGCCGATAG
- a CDS encoding tyrosine-type recombinase/integrase, with product MYEDIYNQIKLAAEKKNLKPSTVNAYCHTIRHFLDYTGKPWNELIIDDADAFLTAKRLSGVMPETYNHYYSAIRFMYKRILKLYWDEDEISRMKRDRALPVILSKDEINSILDATKNLKHKAIIATMYSGGLRVSEVVHLHYDDISRSNKSIHIRNTKNRRDRYTILADRTLDLLTEYWFQCGKPRGILFPSQWTHNYLDISSVNQFLKTSAKKAGITKHFSSHTFRHSFASHLLEAGCDIKYIQALLGHTDPKSTEIYLHVSNKTLLGIKSPFDVQED from the coding sequence ATGTACGAAGATATTTATAATCAAATCAAACTTGCTGCGGAAAAGAAAAATTTAAAACCATCCACAGTTAATGCCTACTGTCATACGATTAGACATTTTTTAGATTATACAGGGAAACCATGGAATGAACTAATTATTGATGACGCGGATGCTTTTTTAACCGCAAAAAGGTTATCTGGAGTCATGCCGGAAACTTATAATCATTATTATTCTGCTATACGTTTTATGTATAAAAGAATCTTAAAACTATACTGGGATGAAGATGAAATCTCCCGCATGAAACGTGACCGGGCTCTTCCTGTTATTCTGTCAAAGGATGAAATCAATTCTATTCTTGATGCAACTAAAAATCTGAAACATAAAGCAATAATTGCAACCATGTATTCCGGTGGACTTCGCGTATCAGAAGTGGTACATCTGCACTATGACGATATATCCAGAAGCAATAAGTCTATTCATATACGCAATACCAAAAACCGAAGAGATCGATATACTATTCTTGCCGACCGTACACTTGATTTACTTACAGAATACTGGTTTCAATGCGGTAAACCAAGGGGTATACTGTTTCCAAGTCAATGGACTCATAATTACCTTGATATTTCAAGCGTAAATCAATTCTTAAAAACAAGTGCAAAAAAGGCTGGCATTACGAAACATTTTTCTTCTCATACTTTTAGGCATAGTTTTGCAAGCCATCTTTTGGAAGCGGGGTGTGACATTAAATATATTCAAGCATTATTAGGACATACAGACCCAAAATCTACAGAAATATATCTTCATGTGAGTAACAAAACACTATTGGGAATTAAAAGTCCTTTTGACGTACAGGAGGATTAG
- a CDS encoding CD3337/EF1877 family mobilome membrane protein, whose amino-acid sequence MKERIKGAFTKKKIFHFLKMALFVVALSLILLSLLGTVAHATGLVDDTINAENLYSKYPLSNYQLDFYVDNSWSWLPWNWLDGIGKSVQYGLYCITNFVWTISLYLSNATGYVVQEAYKLDFINDMADSIGKSIQTLAGVTQNGFSSTGFYVGFLLLIILVVGLYVAYTGLIKRETSKALHAVINFVVVFVLSASFIAYAPDYIKKINEFSSDISTASLDLGTKIMLPNSESEGKDSVDLIRDSLFSIQVEQPWLLLQFGNSNAEEIGTDRVEALVSASPEDEDGKTREEVVKTEIEDNDNNNLTIPQVVNRLGMVFFLLFFNLGITIFVFLLTGMMLFSQILFIIFAMFLPISFLLSMIPSYESMAKQAIVRVFNTIMTRAGITLIVTVAFSISSMFYNISTDYPFFMVAFLQIVCFAGIYMKLGDLMSMFSLNANDSQSMGRRIFRRPYLFMRHRARRMEHRIARAVSAGGISGGVAGAVAGSAVAGKRAERKNTASKENRGNTTSSMGQRAGSKVGAVLDTKNKVKDKANAVKENIKDMPTQTAYAVYSAKEKAKSSVSDFKRGMVQEQQSRQTGRLEKQEQHRQNIADKRMELQKAQEARQAQRKADGSATTGATRPHERPATASKPSAEKTQEVKRPATATTSKASEPVKTNVIKERPLSSGASDKKATQSAQIAHRQNVEKMVSQETRQNYTKDRRTKVQQTQTVQKNQQTTEKTRNLVMKKGQKKK is encoded by the coding sequence ATGAAAGAAAGGATAAAAGGTGCGTTCACAAAAAAGAAGATTTTCCACTTTCTCAAAATGGCTCTGTTTGTCGTGGCACTCTCCCTTATCCTGCTTTCACTTTTGGGGACGGTGGCTCATGCGACGGGGCTTGTGGACGATACCATAAACGCAGAAAATCTTTACTCAAAATACCCCCTTTCCAACTACCAGCTTGATTTTTATGTGGATAATAGCTGGTCGTGGCTTCCGTGGAACTGGCTGGACGGTATCGGAAAATCGGTGCAGTACGGGCTTTACTGTATTACCAACTTTGTCTGGACGATAAGCCTTTATTTAAGCAATGCCACGGGCTATGTGGTGCAGGAAGCCTATAAGCTGGACTTCATCAACGATATGGCAGACAGTATCGGGAAAAGCATACAGACCCTTGCAGGCGTAACACAAAACGGCTTTTCTTCTACGGGCTTCTATGTTGGTTTTCTGCTTCTCATTATCTTGGTGGTAGGACTTTATGTTGCCTATACGGGACTTATCAAACGGGAAACCAGTAAGGCACTTCACGCTGTTATTAACTTTGTGGTAGTGTTCGTGTTGTCCGCTTCGTTTATCGCCTATGCTCCCGACTACATCAAGAAGATAAATGAATTTTCATCAGACATCAGTACCGCTTCACTTGATTTGGGAACAAAAATCATGCTCCCCAACTCTGAAAGCGAGGGCAAGGACAGCGTGGACTTGATACGGGACAGCTTATTTTCTATTCAAGTGGAACAGCCGTGGCTACTTCTGCAATTTGGAAACAGCAACGCAGAGGAAATCGGGACAGACCGTGTAGAAGCTCTTGTATCGGCAAGTCCAGAGGACGAGGACGGGAAAACCAGAGAGGAAGTCGTGAAAACAGAAATAGAGGACAACGACAACAACAATCTGACAATACCGCAGGTGGTAAACCGTTTAGGCATGGTGTTCTTCCTACTGTTCTTCAATTTAGGGATAACAATATTTGTATTCTTGCTTACGGGCATGATGTTGTTCAGCCAGATACTTTTTATTATCTTTGCAATGTTTTTACCTATCAGCTTTTTACTTTCCATGATACCGAGCTATGAAAGCATGGCAAAGCAGGCAATCGTGAGGGTGTTTAATACCATTATGACACGGGCAGGAATAACGCTCATTGTAACGGTGGCGTTCAGTATTTCCAGTATGTTTTATAACATATCCACAGACTATCCATTTTTCATGGTGGCGTTCTTGCAGATAGTATGTTTCGCTGGTATCTATATGAAGCTGGGCGACTTAATGAGTATGTTCTCTTTGAACGCTAATGATAGTCAAAGCATGGGACGAAGAATTTTCCGCAGACCGTATCTGTTTATGCGACATAGGGCTAGGCGTATGGAACACCGTATTGCAAGGGCGGTAAGTGCTGGCGGTATTTCGGGCGGTGTCGCTGGTGCGGTGGCTGGAAGTGCCGTTGCTGGAAAACGAGCTGAAAGAAAAAATACAGCTTCTAAAGAAAATCGGGGCAATACCACTTCCAGCATGGGACAGCGTGCAGGTTCAAAAGTAGGTGCTGTCTTAGATACGAAAAATAAAGTGAAAGACAAAGCAAACGCTGTCAAAGAGAATATCAAAGATATGCCGACACAGACCGCTTATGCGGTGTATTCCGCAAAGGAAAAGGCAAAGTCCAGCGTGTCCGACTTCAAGCGTGGCATGGTGCAGGAACAGCAGTCCAGACAGACGGGACGATTGGAAAAGCAGGAACAGCATAGACAAAATATCGCTGACAAGCGTATGGAGCTTCAAAAGGCACAAGAAGCAAGGCAGGCACAGCGAAAGGCTGACGGATCAGCGACAACGGGAGCTACCCGTCCCCATGAGCGACCAGCCACAGCTTCAAAGCCGAGTGCGGAAAAAACGCAGGAAGTCAAACGTCCTGCCACAGCGACCACTTCAAAAGCAAGTGAACCAGTCAAGACAAATGTTATCAAAGAGCGTCCTTTATCTTCTGGTGCTTCTGATAAGAAAGCGACCCAGTCGGCACAGATAGCACATAGGCAAAATGTAGAAAAAATGGTATCACAGGAAACACGCCAGAATTACACCAAAGACCGTAGGACAAAGGTTCAGCAGACGCAAACCGTCCAAAAGAACCAGCAGACAACAGAGAAAACTCGTAACCTTGTGATGAAGAAAGGACAGAAGAAAAAATGA
- a CDS encoding conjugal transfer protein: MKKIKSYTGIWNVEKVLYAINDFNLPFPVTFTQITWFVITEFIIILFGDIPPLSMIEGAFLKYFGIPVALTWFMSQKTFDGKKPYSFLKSQITYALRPKITYAGKAVKLHKQTLNETITAVRSVNYVPDKIY, translated from the coding sequence TTGAAAAAGATTAAATCTTATACGGGTATCTGGAACGTGGAAAAAGTCTTGTATGCAATCAATGACTTTAACTTGCCCTTTCCCGTTACTTTTACGCAGATTACATGGTTTGTGATTACAGAATTTATCATCATTCTGTTTGGGGATATTCCCCCACTTTCCATGATTGAGGGAGCATTTCTCAAATATTTTGGTATTCCCGTTGCTCTCACTTGGTTTATGTCGCAGAAAACTTTTGACGGAAAGAAGCCGTACAGCTTTTTGAAATCACAGATAACCTATGCCCTGCGACCTAAAATCACTTATGCAGGAAAAGCCGTAAAACTGCATAAGCAGACCTTGAATGAAACAATCACGGCAGTAAGGAGTGTGAACTATGTTCCCGATAAAATATATTGA
- a CDS encoding IS91 family transposase has product MENPTVQDIFHSFYLKYLDRYTPSAEQAKVSHCIMNCKTGAYGANVSVCEDCGHLQIHYNSCRNRCCPMCQALPTEKWMDAQREDVLEAPYFHVVFTVPQELNPLIYCNQKLLYDALYHSVSSTINELAEDEKYLGAKVGYICILHTWGSEMNFHPHIHVILLGGGLTAKNQWRDKGEEFFFPVKVLSKLFRGKYLDELKTLWKNKKLHFHGSSEKYRNHYAFKELINICYEKDWIPHCKKAFNGAQSVIHYLGKYIHRIAISNRRIIRMDENTVTYYVKDYREAGKWKALTIPGVEFIRRFLMHVPPKRFVRIRHYGLLCTRSKTKHLTLCRNLLGCRQYLSRLKNMETAQILETLYGIKVSVCKCCGGHLGNPQQRIPLRI; this is encoded by the coding sequence ATGGAAAATCCAACTGTACAGGATATATTTCACTCTTTTTATCTCAAATATCTGGACAGATATACACCTTCTGCGGAACAGGCAAAAGTTTCACATTGTATTATGAACTGCAAGACCGGAGCTTATGGCGCAAATGTCAGTGTTTGTGAAGATTGTGGCCATCTTCAGATTCACTACAATTCCTGCCGTAACAGATGCTGTCCTATGTGTCAGGCTCTTCCTACCGAAAAGTGGATGGATGCCCAACGGGAAGACGTTCTGGAAGCACCTTACTTCCATGTGGTATTTACAGTCCCTCAAGAACTGAATCCATTAATCTATTGTAACCAGAAACTACTGTATGATGCCTTGTATCATTCCGTCTCTTCCACGATAAATGAACTTGCTGAGGATGAAAAATATCTGGGTGCAAAGGTCGGATACATCTGCATCCTGCATACATGGGGATCTGAAATGAATTTCCATCCCCATATCCATGTCATTCTTCTCGGCGGTGGATTGACTGCTAAGAATCAGTGGCGTGATAAAGGTGAAGAGTTCTTTTTTCCTGTTAAAGTATTATCCAAACTTTTCCGTGGAAAATATCTGGATGAACTGAAAACTTTATGGAAAAATAAAAAACTTCACTTTCACGGAAGCAGTGAAAAATACCGAAATCACTATGCCTTCAAAGAGCTAATAAATATCTGCTATGAAAAAGACTGGATTCCACACTGTAAGAAAGCCTTTAACGGTGCACAGTCTGTTATTCATTACCTTGGTAAGTACATACACAGAATTGCTATCAGTAATCGCCGTATTATCCGCATGGATGAAAACACTGTCACATACTATGTGAAGGACTACCGTGAAGCTGGTAAATGGAAAGCACTGACTATTCCCGGAGTTGAATTTATCCGCAGATTCCTTATGCATGTGCCACCCAAACGCTTTGTCCGAATCAGACATTATGGTCTGCTGTGTACCCGAAGTAAAACCAAGCATCTTACACTATGTAGAAATCTTCTTGGCTGCAGGCAATATCTGTCTCGGTTGAAAAATATGGAAACAGCTCAAATATTGGAAACACTTTATGGAATCAAGGTTTCTGTTTGTAAATGCTGTGGAGGACATCTCGGAAACCCCCAACAACGGATACCTTTACGGATTTAA
- a CDS encoding YgiT-type zinc finger protein yields the protein MFRCQKCRKWLKSITTETDVVYNGTTYHATNVPAKICPECGKITIYEIIEERIVQYATQRNVKNIDYAECENEEASASQLIL from the coding sequence ATGTTTAGATGTCAAAAATGTAGAAAATGGTTAAAAAGTATTACAACAGAAACTGATGTAGTTTATAATGGCACAACATATCATGCCACAAATGTACCAGCAAAAATATGTCCTGAATGTGGGAAAATAACTATATATGAAATAATTGAAGAACGAATTGTTCAATATGCCACTCAAAGAAATGTAAAAAATATTGATTATGCAGAATGTGAGAATGAAGAAGCTTCTGCCTCTCAATTAATATTGTGA